One Halococcus hamelinensis 100A6 genomic window, ATCGACCGCCGGATGAACCGAACCGCCGACCGGCCGCTCGCCACCGACGAGGTGGGGGTCCGCAACGCCACCGTCTTCGGCGTGCTCCTCGCGGTCGCCTCGCTCGCGGTCTTCTCGACGGTGAACCTCCTCGCCGCCGCGCTCGGGCTGTGTGCGATCCTCTTCTACAGCGTGGTCTACACCCTCGTGCTCAAGCCCAACACGGTTCAGAACACGGTCCTCGGGGGAGCCGCGGGCGCGCTGCCGGCGCTCATCGGCTGGGTCGGCGTCACCGGGAAGATCGGCGTGCCGGGCCTCGCGCTCGCGGGCGTGATATTCCTCTGGACCCCGGCGCACTTCTACAACCTCGCGCTGGCCTACAAGGACGACTACGAGCGGGCCGACTTCCCGATGATGCCCGTCGTGCGCGGCGACCGCCTCACCCGCAAGCACATCGTCTGGTATCTCGCGGCCACCCTGCTCGGCGCGAGCGTGCTGTCGGCCGTCACCTCGCTCGGCTGGCTCTACGCGGGCGTGACGGTGGCCTTCGGCGGGCTCTTCCTCTGGGCGGTGGTCGGCCTCCACCGCGAACAAACCGAGAAAGCCGCCTTCCGGGCGTTCCACGCCTCGAACGCCTACCTCGGCGCACTGCTGTTCGCCATCGTGATCGACGCCATCCTGTTATGAGTCACTCCCCGTTAACCCGCGAGCGCCTCGCCCGATTCCGCCCCGAGCGGAGCACGCTCCTCTGGGGCGCGGCGATACTCAACGCCGAACTCCTCGCGGTCCTGCTCTACATGGCACAGCCGTCGGTCACGCCGACCGCGCTCCAGTACTACGCCTACCCGTTCGTCTGGATCAACGTCGGGCTCTGGGCGATCTGGCGAACCCGCCCGCGGTCGGCGGGCCGCCGTCGAAAGCTCCTCGTCGGGGGGCTCGCCGTGGCCTACTTCGCGGTGCTCGCCTACGCCGGCGGGCTCGTCGGCCCGGGGATGGGTTCGATGGCGACCGGGATCCGGCTCGCACCCCTCCCGCCTGGACTCGGCCCCGCGCTGGTCTACAGCGGGGCGTCCGTCCAGTTCGCGCTGTTGCCCTACAAGGTCGTGGGCTACGTCGCGCTCGCGTACCTCGTCTACGCGACCGCCCTCGACGTCTCGGGGTCGGCCGTCTCGGGCATTCTGGGGCTCTTCTCGTGTGTGAGCTGTACCTGGCCCGTCATCGCCTCGGTCGTGAGCGGCGTCGCGGGAAGCTCGTCGGCGCTCGCGGGGGCGGCGCTCACGAGCTCCTACGGGCTCTCGACCGTCGTGTTCGTCGTCACCGTCGGCCTGCTCTACTGGCGGCCGTTCGGGGACCGGTAGCGACGACAGGGCTAACCCCGGGGCGCTTCGAGGGTCCTCATGACCGACGTCGAGATCGAATACTGTGTCCCGTGTGGCTTCCTCGACCGTGCCGAAGCGATCCAGCACGCCCTCCTCACGAGCTTCGGCGACGACCTCGACCGAGTGGCACTCGTCACCGGCGACCACGGCGTGCTCGAAGTCCGCGTCGACGGTCAGGTGGTCTTCGAAAAGGAGGAGGACGAGTACGACGTCGACGGCATCGTCCGCGAGGTTCGTGGCTACCTCGACTGAGCACGACCGGTCGGAAAACCGACACTCCGTCGGCGGAACGCAACCGCTTAACCCACAGCAGAATTCGGCTCCGACATGCCAGCGGCTCTCATCGCCGACGGCGTTCGTCGGGAGTACGGCGATACCGTGGCGCTCGATGGGGTCTCGCTCTCCATCGATGCCGGCGAGGTGTTCGCGCTCGTCGGGCCGAACGGCGCGGGCAAGACCACCCTGGTTCGTGCCCTGACCGGCACGACCGACGTCGACGGCGACGTCTCGGTGTTCGGCGAGCCACCGACCGAGGTGGCGCGGGCACGGCTCGGGGTGCTCCCGCAGGACTTCTCGCCGGCCGACCGCCTCACCGCGCGCGAACTGATCACTTACTACGCGGGCCTCTACGACGACCCGCGCGACGTCGAGACGGTGCTCGACGAGATGGGGCTCGCCGACACCGCCGATACACGGTACGGCAACCTCTCGGGCGGCCAGCAGCGCCGGACCTGCGTCGGCGCGACGCTGGTGAACGACCCCGACCTGCTGGTGCTCGACGAGCCGACCACCGGGATCGACCCCGCGGGTCGACGCGCCCTCTGGGAACTCCTCGAAGGGCTCGCTGCGGGCGGCACCACCATCCTCCTCACCACCCACTACATGGCCGAGGCCGAGCGCCTCGCCGATCGGGTGGGGCTTCTCGCCGACGGGCAGGTGGCGGCGGTCGGGACACCCGGTGAACTCGTCGGCGAGTACGGCGGGGAGACGCGACTCGAGATCGAGACCGATGCCGAGCCCGCGGCTCTAGCGTCGACCGACCATCGCGTCGACTCGCGCGGCGGACTGCTGGTCGTCGAGGACGTCTCGGCCACCGATATCAGCGCGGTGGTGGCCGAACTCGACCGGAACGGGGTCGCCTACGGCGAGCTCGCGTGGCGTCAGCCCGACCTGGAGGACGTCTACCTCGCCGTCACGGGCCAGGCGGTCGGCGGCGGCGGTGACCCGGTCGAAGAGCCGGCCAGGGACCCCGAAACGGGGGTGGCCCGGTGACCGCCACCGGCCGGGTGCGCGCGGAGTTCGTCGCCGCCGGCAAGTCGTTCCTCCGGCGGCGGACTGCGGTCTTTTTCACCTTCTTCTTCCCCGTCCTCCTGATCGTGATCTTCGGCGTGCTCGTCGGAACCCAACCGACGGGTGGTGGATTGTTCTCGAAAGCACCGGGCTACTACGTCCCGGCGTACCTCGCGGTGGTGGTGTTGTTGACGCCGCTCTCGCGGGTCGGGAGCACGGTCGCGCGGTTCCGCGA contains:
- a CDS encoding DUF7546 family protein gives rise to the protein MSHSPLTRERLARFRPERSTLLWGAAILNAELLAVLLYMAQPSVTPTALQYYAYPFVWINVGLWAIWRTRPRSAGRRRKLLVGGLAVAYFAVLAYAGGLVGPGMGSMATGIRLAPLPPGLGPALVYSGASVQFALLPYKVVGYVALAYLVYATALDVSGSAVSGILGLFSCVSCTWPVIASVVSGVAGSSSALAGAALTSSYGLSTVVFVVTVGLLYWRPFGDR
- a CDS encoding SelT/SelW/SelH family protein; translation: MTDVEIEYCVPCGFLDRAEAIQHALLTSFGDDLDRVALVTGDHGVLEVRVDGQVVFEKEEDEYDVDGIVREVRGYLD
- a CDS encoding ABC transporter ATP-binding protein; translated protein: MPAALIADGVRREYGDTVALDGVSLSIDAGEVFALVGPNGAGKTTLVRALTGTTDVDGDVSVFGEPPTEVARARLGVLPQDFSPADRLTARELITYYAGLYDDPRDVETVLDEMGLADTADTRYGNLSGGQQRRTCVGATLVNDPDLLVLDEPTTGIDPAGRRALWELLEGLAAGGTTILLTTHYMAEAERLADRVGLLADGQVAAVGTPGELVGEYGGETRLEIETDAEPAALASTDHRVDSRGGLLVVEDVSATDISAVVAELDRNGVAYGELAWRQPDLEDVYLAVTGQAVGGGGDPVEEPARDPETGVAR